One stretch of Thalassophryne amazonica chromosome 19, fThaAma1.1, whole genome shotgun sequence DNA includes these proteins:
- the LOC117531932 gene encoding insulinoma-associated protein 2, protein MPRGFLVKRTRRCSVSYRSRTQTSDVTVIPSDPGAVPESSCVTDPWSSHVESALEAEAERRAQLPDTEEQVDVWTPDDEFSSCFCPPHLAESCSPVTPVGTRLLELHEEADKQWLTSSTVPEVPEQSFLRTSCHASMDRILATSSHQHAPAPGHSDKYDVHGIPPLTLMSSEHVDIKRSFFDPDQRLSSKPAVGKKLKANRKLHFEDDVTTSPVLGLRIKKESPELRRRHRDNPSVPSGNQPLGEFICQLCKEEYPDPFSLAQHRCSRIVRVEYRCPECDKVFSCPANLASHRRWHKPRAVSAHEEGKENELLRVHANQHHGVPDNSGVRLHSPEVLAPPRYRSPADLQQHARAADSPPASLLLLNEHEQQPSADEDVHECRLCGKKFRRQAYLRKHLAVHELGARASPPPASYGQARDTSGAHVFLCHLCGARFPSVEIRDKHRLWHAMRDELLAGTLGGGFRPELLSGTAEREQQNFTCKHCPSTFFSSPGLSRHISKSHPAQNRQVMLLHVPARP, encoded by the exons ATGCCTCGTGGATTTCTTGTGAAGAGAACCCGCCGCTGTTCGGTATCGTATCGTTCACGGACTCAGACGAGCGACGTGACGGTGATCCCGTCTGACCCGGGTGCCGTACCAGAGTCTTCCTGTGTGACAGACCCGTGGAGCTCCCACGTGGAGTCCGCGCTGGAGGCGGAGGCGGAGCGGCGCGCACAGTTACCGGACACGGAGGAGCAGGTGGACGTTTGGACTCCGGATGATGAGTTCTCCTCCTGCTTCTGCCCTCCTCATTTAGCGGAGTCCTGCAGTCCCGTCACACCGGTTGGTACCAGACTTCTGGAGCTGCACGAGGAAGCGGACAAACAGTGGCTGACGTCATCCACGGTGCCGGAGGTACCGGAGCAGTCGTTCCTGAGAACTTCATGTCACGCGTCCATGGACAGGATCCTTGCGACCAGCAGCCACCAGCACGCGCCGGCTCCCGGCCACAGTGACAAGTACGACGTGCACGGGATCCCGCCGCTGACGCTGATGAGCTCGGAACACGTGGACATAAAACGCTCCTTCTTTGATCCGGATCAACGCCTGAGCAGCAAACCGGCGGTGGGAAAGAAACTAAAAGCCAACCGCAAACTTCACTTCGAAGATGACGTCACGACCTCGCCAGTTTTAGGTCTGCGGATCAAGAAAGAGAGTCCCGAGCTGAGGCGGCGGCACCGGGACAACCCGTCCGTTCCCAGCGGGAACCAGCCGCTGGGAGAGTTCATCTGCCAGCTGTGTAAGGAGGAGTACCCGGACCCGTTCTCGCTCGCGCAGCATAGGTGCTCGCGGATCGTGCGCGTGGAGTACCGCTGTCCCGAGTGCGACAAGGTGTTCAGCTGCCCGGCCAACCTGGCGTCGCACCGCCGGTGGCACAAACCGCGCGCGGTGAGCGCC CACGAGGAGGGCAAAGAGAACGAGCTGCTGCGCGTGCACGCCAACCAGCACCACGGAGTCCCGGACAATTCCGGCGTCCGGCTCCACAGTCCGGAAGTCCTCGCGCCGCCTCGCTACCGGAGCCCCGCGGACCTGCAGCAGCACGCGCGCGCAGCCGACAGCCCGCCCGCGAGCCTGCTGCTGCTCAACGAGCACGAGCAGCAACCTTCTGCAGACGAGGACGTGCACGAATGCCGCCTCTGTGGCAAGAAGTTCCGCCGACAGGCGTACCTGAGGAAACACCTGGCTGTGCACGAGCTCGGCGCACGAGCCTCTCCTCCACCTGCGTCCTACGGTCAGGCGCGCGACACTAGCGGCGCGCACGTGTTCCTGTGCCACCTGTGCGGCGCGCGCTTCCCGTCGGTTGAGATCAGGGACAAACACCGTCTGTGGCACGCGATGAGGGACGAGTTGCTGGCGGGAACTCTGGGAGGCGGGTTCAGACCGGAATTGCTGTCAGGTACCGCGGAACGCGAGCAGCAGAACTTCACGTGCAAACACTGTCCGTCCACGTTCTTCAGCTCGCCGGGCCTCTCGAGACACATCAGCAAGTCTCATCCCGCCCAGAACCGACAGGTGATGCTGCTGCACGTGCCCGCGCGACCCTAG